Proteins encoded together in one Bombus affinis isolate iyBomAffi1 chromosome 2, iyBomAffi1.2, whole genome shotgun sequence window:
- the LOC126928684 gene encoding odorant receptor Or2-like, translating to MDIFGEKQTKFKKIHPNKHLQNSLSIIYYLGFWPEWAKNKYLYNIYTTFNLTFLLGIIIVSNIVYIIINWGNIEAMMASLSILMTYSTYGTKVIYIICRRRRIKDLIDITNSEMFNRDNDKYEHITAYYTWQAIFHQITFQTFGFIAVISWGSTPILYQISGTSKQLPMVGWYPYNVTSTPVFEFTSLHQFMVVCTSCVNNIAIDTLATGFIMTACCQLTILNYNISSIRCIIEKKYTLLNDNVSIENSTLKVYSKMYEDLKHCIEHTIMIFDFSKQIQDVFGTLIFLQLLVDCIVICAILFNLSQMKDYVTSEFLGTLLYTCCVIYQIFIYCWHGNELHFHSMRICSSAYANNWWDNSKDFKHALLIIMARAQWPLILIVGNVMELSLQNFVLILRTSYSIFTVLRTSTAT from the exons ATGGATATTTTTGGGGAGAAACAAACCAAGTTCAAAAAGATACACCCTAATAAACACTTGCAAAATAGTTTATCGATCATTTACTATCTGGGATTCTGGCCGGAATGGgccaaaaataaatatttgtataatatatacacaacttttaatttaacatttttgCTTGGAATTATTATAGTTAGCAATATCGTATACATAATTATAAATTGGGGAAATATAGAGGCAATGATGGCCAGTTTAAGTATTCTCATGACTTATTCTACGTACGGCACAAAG GTAATTTATATTATCTGTCGACGTAGACGTATCAAAGATCTTATAGATATAACAAACAGTGAAATGTTTAATCGAGATAACGATAAATACGAACATATTACGGCATATTATACTTGGCAAGCAATTTTTCATCAAATCACTTTTCAAACTTTTGGTTTCATTGCTGTAATTTCTTGGGGAAGTACCCCGATATTATATCAAATCAGTGGGACATCTAAACAATTACCAATGGTAGGATGGTATCCTTATAATGTAACATCTACTCCAGTTTTTGAATTTACTTCTTTGCATCAATTTATGGTCGTCTGTACAAGTTGCGTTAACAATATAGCAATAGATACTTTAGCAACAGGTTTTATAATGACTGCTTGTTGCCAACTAACAatcttaaattataatatttcttcgATACGTTgtataatagaaaaaaaatatacTTTATTAAATGATAATGTCAGTATTGAAAACTCTACTTTAAAAGTTTACAGTAAAATGTATGAGGATTTGAAACATTGCATTGAACATACTATTATGATATTTGA TTTCTCAAAACAAATCCAAGATGTATTTGgtactttaatatttttacaacTTCTAGTAGATTGTATTGTCATTTGTGCTATATTATTCAACTTATCACAG ATGAAAGATTACGTTACATCTGAATTTCTTGGCACATTACTATATACGTGTTGCGTGATATACCAAATCTTCATATATTGCTGGCATGGAAATGAACTACATTTTCAT AGTATGAGAATATGTTCATCTGCCTATGCAAATAACTGGTGGGATAATAGCAAGGATTTTAAACATGCCTTACTTATTATAATGGCAAGAGCACAATGGCCTCTTATATTAATTGTTGGAAATGTTATGGAATTATCATTACAAAATTTCGTTcta ATTCTACGTACGTCGTATTCTATTTTTACCGTTTTAAGAACTTCTACAGCTACCTAA
- the LOC126928671 gene encoding dihydropyrimidine dehydrogenase [NADP(+)] isoform X1 produces the protein MASITLLSKDVPDIENLLSLNPKIKPFANFVPSAHTVENKKMWKRNINENCIKCPPLTKNFDDIKHTTLSERSALKEAARCLKCTDAPCQKSCPTQLDIKSFITSISNKNYYGAAKAILSDNPLGLTCGMVCPTSDLCVGGCNLHASEEGPINIGGLQQFATNIFKQMNIPQTRIPGQTVPHSDTKIALFGCGPASLSCASFLARLGYDDITIFEKENYIGGLSSSEIPQYRLPYDVVNFEIDLIKDLGVKIELGKALSENDLTIQGLQSSGYKAIFLGIGLPEAKTIPIFSNLTEEMGFFTSKSFLPKVAKGSKPGMCACKSNGLPSLRGNVVVLGAGDTAFDCATSALRCGAKKVFVVFRKGFTNIRAVPEEFDLAREEKCEFVPFQSPKRVITRNGKIVAIEFCRTEQDENDEWIEDEEQICRLKANFIISAFGSGLQDSSVTRAMVPIKMNKWNLPEVDTETMSTSVPGVFCGGDLAGVAHTTVESVNDGKIAAWYIHKYIQNCYNSEVSEVPQLPKFHTPIDDVDISVEMCGLKFENPFGLASAPPTTCSTMIRRAFEAGWSFVVTKTFSLNKDLVTNVSPRIIKGTTSRYHYGPEQSSFLNIELISEKSEAYWCNSITELKKDFPSKIIIASIMCTYNRADWTELAQKAESAGADALELNLSCPHGMGESGMGLACGQDPELVRNISRWVREAIKIPFFVKLTPNITDIVSIAKAAYEGHADGVSAINTVKSLMGLHADATPWPAVGIKKATTYGGMSGNATRPLALKAVSSISQNLPGFPILGIGGIDSADVALQFLHCGASILQVCSAVQNQDFTLIDDYVTGLKALLYLKSLEQVKDWDGQSPPTFKHQKGKPVVLQHALGKNIPYFGEYQRLREQKIAEIKLNSNPLDKSVEITRPAPKPIAPVPTIKNVIGKALSHIGTYKDLNNKEQVVALIDDDMCINCGKCYMACADSGYQAIKFDSKTHIPLVTDDCTGCTLCLSVCPIIDCITMVPKTIPHVIKRGIPLKGTLEFEHF, from the exons ATGGCATCTATCACGTTACTTAGCAAAGATGTGCCTGATATCGAA AATCTTTTAAGCTTAAATCCGAAAATAAAACCATTTGCAAATTTTGTTCCTTCGGCGCATACTGttgaaaataagaaaatgtGGAAGAGAAATATTAACGAAAACTGTATT aAATGTCCACCTCTAACAAAAAATTTCGATGACATAAAGCACACCACATTAAGCGAACGTAGTGCATTAAAAGAAGCCGCGCGCTGTTTAAAATGTACAGACGCTCCGTGCCAAAAGTCATGTCCAACGCAACTGGATATTAAATCTTTTATAACTTCAATTTCAAACAAGAACTATTATGGTGCAGCAAAAGCAATTCTGTCTGATAATCCTCTCGGACTTACTTGCGGTATGGTTTGTCCGACAAGTGATTTATGCGTGGGTGGATGTAATTTGCATGCATCTGAGGAAGGACCCATAAATATCGGTGGTCTTCAACAATTTGCGACAAAT ATCTTCAAACAAATGAACATACCTCAAACTAGAATTCCCGGACAAACCGTTCCACATTCCGATACTAAAATCGCTTTGTTTGGCTGTGGACCAGCTTCTTTATCCTGTGCATCATTTCTTGCACGTTTGGGCTATGATGATATTACAATATTCGAGAAAGAAAATTACATCGGTGGCTTAAGCTCATCAGAGATTCCGCAATATCGATTACCATATGATGTCGTTAATTTTGAGATAGATCTTATCAAAGATCTAGGTGTTAAGATTGAACTGGGCAAAGCGTTATCCGAGAATGATTTAACGATACAG GGTCTTCAAAGTTCCGGATATAAAGCAATCTTTTTAGGAATTGGTCTTCCGGAAGCAAAGACAATTCCAATTTTCTCAAATCTTACAGAAGAGATGGGGTTTTTTACGTCGAAGAGTTTTTTACCAAAAGTAGCGAAGGGTAGTAAACCGGGAATGTGCGCATGTAAAAGCAACGGACTACCTTCTCTTCGTGGGAATGTTGTTGTTCTCGGCGCTGGAGATACAGCTTTCGATTGTGCTACTTCTGCGCTAAGATGTGGCGCAAAGAAAGTTTTCGTGGTTTTTAGAAAAGGATTCACTAACATTCGAGCCGTCCCTGAAGAA TTCGATTTAGCAAGAGAAGAAAAATGCGAGTTCGTTCCTTTTCAATCACCAAAACGAGTAATTACTCGAAATGGAAAAATAGTTGCAATAGAATTCTGTCGAACCGAGCAAGACGAGAATGACGAATGGATAGAAGATGAGGAACAAATTTGCAGATTAAAagcaaattttattatatctgcTTTTGGATCAGGATTGCAAGATTCGAGTG TAACGCGAGCCATGGTACCCATTAAAATGAATAAATGGAACTTACCGGAAGTAGACACGGAAACCATGAGTACTTCTGTACCCGGAGTCTTCTGTGGTGGAGATCTTGCTGGTGTTGCTCATACTACCGTCGAATCTGTAAATGACGGAAAAATAGCTGCATGGTATATTCACAAATATATTCAG AATTGCTATAATTCGGAGGTATCCGAAGTCCCTCAATTACCTAAGTTTCACACTCCAATCGATGACGTTGATATATCCGTCGAAATGTGCggtttaaaatttgaaaatccttTTGGCCTTGCTTCCGCACCACCGACCACCTGTAGTACCATGATTAGACGAGCTTTCGAGGCTGGATGGAGTTTCGTTGTTACGAAAACCTTTTCATTGAATAAA GATCTTGTCACAAATGTGTCTCCACGAATAATTAAAGGTACAACTTCACGCTACCATTACGGTCCGGAACAAAGTAGCTTCTTGAATATTGAATTGATATCTGAAAAGTCAGAAGCTTACTGGTGTAATAGCATTACAGAGCTGAAAAAAGATTTTCCATCTAAG attATTATTGCCAGTATTATGTGTACATACAATAGAGCAGATTGGACGGAACTTGCTCAGAAAGCTGAATCAGCCGGTGCTGATGCTCTAGAATTAAATTTATCTTGCCCCCATGGAATGGGAGAATCTGGAATGGGCTTAGCCTGTGGTCAA GATCCCGAATTGGTAAGAAATATTTCAAGATGGGTTCGGGAAGCTATAAAGATACCATTCTTCGTGAAATTAACACCAAACATTACCGACATCGTTTCGATAGCTAAGGCAGCTTACGAAG GTCATGCTGATGGAGTATCTGCCATAAATACGGTTAAAAGTTTAATGGGCTTGCACGCGGATGCAACACCATGGCCAGCTGTTGGCATTAAGAAGGCTACAACTTATGGAGGTATGTCAGGGAATGCAACTAGACCGCTAGCTCTAAAGGCAGTTTCTTCCATTTCGCAAAATCTTCCTGGATTTCCCATACTTGGTATCGGCGGAATTGATTCAGCGGATGTTGCTCTTCAGTTTTTACATTGTGGAGCATCTATTTTGCAG GTTTGCAGCGCTGTACAGAATCAAGATTTTACTCTAATTGATGATTACGTGACCGGTTTAAAAGCCTTGCTGTACTTGAAAAGTTTAGAACAAGTAAAAGATTGGGATGGACAAAGCCCACCGACGTTTAAACATCAAAAAGGGAAACCAGTTGTATTACAACATGCTCTTGGCAAA AATATACCATATTTTGGAGAATATCAAAGACTTAGAGAACAGAAAATAGCTGAGATTAAACTTAACTCGAATCCACTCGATAAATCTGTCGAAATAACGAGACCTGCTCCAAAACCTATTGCGCCTGTACCAactataaaaaatgttattggtAAAGCTTTAAGTCATATCGGTACCTACAAGGACTTGAATAACAAAGAACAAGTGGTAGCGTTAATAGATGAC GATATGTGCATAAACTGTGGAAAGTGTTATATGGCTTGTGCTGATTCTGGTTATCAAGCAATCAAATTTGATTCTAAAACTCACATTCCATTAGTAACAGATGATTGTACAGGCTGTACACTTTGTCTTTCAGTGTGTCCTATTATTGATTGTATTAC tATGGTACCTAAAACAATACCTCATGTTATTAAAAGAGGAATACCACTGAAAGGAACACTTGAATTTGAACATTTTTAA
- the LOC126928671 gene encoding dihydropyrimidine dehydrogenase [NADP(+)] isoform X2, producing MVCPTSDLCVGGCNLHASEEGPINIGGLQQFATNIFKQMNIPQTRIPGQTVPHSDTKIALFGCGPASLSCASFLARLGYDDITIFEKENYIGGLSSSEIPQYRLPYDVVNFEIDLIKDLGVKIELGKALSENDLTIQGLQSSGYKAIFLGIGLPEAKTIPIFSNLTEEMGFFTSKSFLPKVAKGSKPGMCACKSNGLPSLRGNVVVLGAGDTAFDCATSALRCGAKKVFVVFRKGFTNIRAVPEEFDLAREEKCEFVPFQSPKRVITRNGKIVAIEFCRTEQDENDEWIEDEEQICRLKANFIISAFGSGLQDSSVTRAMVPIKMNKWNLPEVDTETMSTSVPGVFCGGDLAGVAHTTVESVNDGKIAAWYIHKYIQNCYNSEVSEVPQLPKFHTPIDDVDISVEMCGLKFENPFGLASAPPTTCSTMIRRAFEAGWSFVVTKTFSLNKDLVTNVSPRIIKGTTSRYHYGPEQSSFLNIELISEKSEAYWCNSITELKKDFPSKIIIASIMCTYNRADWTELAQKAESAGADALELNLSCPHGMGESGMGLACGQDPELVRNISRWVREAIKIPFFVKLTPNITDIVSIAKAAYEGHADGVSAINTVKSLMGLHADATPWPAVGIKKATTYGGMSGNATRPLALKAVSSISQNLPGFPILGIGGIDSADVALQFLHCGASILQVCSAVQNQDFTLIDDYVTGLKALLYLKSLEQVKDWDGQSPPTFKHQKGKPVVLQHALGKNIPYFGEYQRLREQKIAEIKLNSNPLDKSVEITRPAPKPIAPVPTIKNVIGKALSHIGTYKDLNNKEQVVALIDDDMCINCGKCYMACADSGYQAIKFDSKTHIPLVTDDCTGCTLCLSVCPIIDCITMVPKTIPHVIKRGIPLKGTLEFEHF from the exons ATGGTTTGTCCGACAAGTGATTTATGCGTGGGTGGATGTAATTTGCATGCATCTGAGGAAGGACCCATAAATATCGGTGGTCTTCAACAATTTGCGACAAAT ATCTTCAAACAAATGAACATACCTCAAACTAGAATTCCCGGACAAACCGTTCCACATTCCGATACTAAAATCGCTTTGTTTGGCTGTGGACCAGCTTCTTTATCCTGTGCATCATTTCTTGCACGTTTGGGCTATGATGATATTACAATATTCGAGAAAGAAAATTACATCGGTGGCTTAAGCTCATCAGAGATTCCGCAATATCGATTACCATATGATGTCGTTAATTTTGAGATAGATCTTATCAAAGATCTAGGTGTTAAGATTGAACTGGGCAAAGCGTTATCCGAGAATGATTTAACGATACAG GGTCTTCAAAGTTCCGGATATAAAGCAATCTTTTTAGGAATTGGTCTTCCGGAAGCAAAGACAATTCCAATTTTCTCAAATCTTACAGAAGAGATGGGGTTTTTTACGTCGAAGAGTTTTTTACCAAAAGTAGCGAAGGGTAGTAAACCGGGAATGTGCGCATGTAAAAGCAACGGACTACCTTCTCTTCGTGGGAATGTTGTTGTTCTCGGCGCTGGAGATACAGCTTTCGATTGTGCTACTTCTGCGCTAAGATGTGGCGCAAAGAAAGTTTTCGTGGTTTTTAGAAAAGGATTCACTAACATTCGAGCCGTCCCTGAAGAA TTCGATTTAGCAAGAGAAGAAAAATGCGAGTTCGTTCCTTTTCAATCACCAAAACGAGTAATTACTCGAAATGGAAAAATAGTTGCAATAGAATTCTGTCGAACCGAGCAAGACGAGAATGACGAATGGATAGAAGATGAGGAACAAATTTGCAGATTAAAagcaaattttattatatctgcTTTTGGATCAGGATTGCAAGATTCGAGTG TAACGCGAGCCATGGTACCCATTAAAATGAATAAATGGAACTTACCGGAAGTAGACACGGAAACCATGAGTACTTCTGTACCCGGAGTCTTCTGTGGTGGAGATCTTGCTGGTGTTGCTCATACTACCGTCGAATCTGTAAATGACGGAAAAATAGCTGCATGGTATATTCACAAATATATTCAG AATTGCTATAATTCGGAGGTATCCGAAGTCCCTCAATTACCTAAGTTTCACACTCCAATCGATGACGTTGATATATCCGTCGAAATGTGCggtttaaaatttgaaaatccttTTGGCCTTGCTTCCGCACCACCGACCACCTGTAGTACCATGATTAGACGAGCTTTCGAGGCTGGATGGAGTTTCGTTGTTACGAAAACCTTTTCATTGAATAAA GATCTTGTCACAAATGTGTCTCCACGAATAATTAAAGGTACAACTTCACGCTACCATTACGGTCCGGAACAAAGTAGCTTCTTGAATATTGAATTGATATCTGAAAAGTCAGAAGCTTACTGGTGTAATAGCATTACAGAGCTGAAAAAAGATTTTCCATCTAAG attATTATTGCCAGTATTATGTGTACATACAATAGAGCAGATTGGACGGAACTTGCTCAGAAAGCTGAATCAGCCGGTGCTGATGCTCTAGAATTAAATTTATCTTGCCCCCATGGAATGGGAGAATCTGGAATGGGCTTAGCCTGTGGTCAA GATCCCGAATTGGTAAGAAATATTTCAAGATGGGTTCGGGAAGCTATAAAGATACCATTCTTCGTGAAATTAACACCAAACATTACCGACATCGTTTCGATAGCTAAGGCAGCTTACGAAG GTCATGCTGATGGAGTATCTGCCATAAATACGGTTAAAAGTTTAATGGGCTTGCACGCGGATGCAACACCATGGCCAGCTGTTGGCATTAAGAAGGCTACAACTTATGGAGGTATGTCAGGGAATGCAACTAGACCGCTAGCTCTAAAGGCAGTTTCTTCCATTTCGCAAAATCTTCCTGGATTTCCCATACTTGGTATCGGCGGAATTGATTCAGCGGATGTTGCTCTTCAGTTTTTACATTGTGGAGCATCTATTTTGCAG GTTTGCAGCGCTGTACAGAATCAAGATTTTACTCTAATTGATGATTACGTGACCGGTTTAAAAGCCTTGCTGTACTTGAAAAGTTTAGAACAAGTAAAAGATTGGGATGGACAAAGCCCACCGACGTTTAAACATCAAAAAGGGAAACCAGTTGTATTACAACATGCTCTTGGCAAA AATATACCATATTTTGGAGAATATCAAAGACTTAGAGAACAGAAAATAGCTGAGATTAAACTTAACTCGAATCCACTCGATAAATCTGTCGAAATAACGAGACCTGCTCCAAAACCTATTGCGCCTGTACCAactataaaaaatgttattggtAAAGCTTTAAGTCATATCGGTACCTACAAGGACTTGAATAACAAAGAACAAGTGGTAGCGTTAATAGATGAC GATATGTGCATAAACTGTGGAAAGTGTTATATGGCTTGTGCTGATTCTGGTTATCAAGCAATCAAATTTGATTCTAAAACTCACATTCCATTAGTAACAGATGATTGTACAGGCTGTACACTTTGTCTTTCAGTGTGTCCTATTATTGATTGTATTAC tATGGTACCTAAAACAATACCTCATGTTATTAAAAGAGGAATACCACTGAAAGGAACACTTGAATTTGAACATTTTTAA
- the LOC126928686 gene encoding 3-ketoacyl-CoA thiolase, mitochondrial, whose amino-acid sequence MSVATKGIFIVAAKRTPFGTMGGVFSNKSATDLSVVAAKSALQSAKLNPDKIDSVVFGHVLALSSADGGFLARHVALKSGIPLEKPAFSVNRLCGSGFQSIVNGAQDILTGQSKIVLTGGTENMSQIPFVVRNVRFGTTLGQKYEFEDALWLGLLDTYCNLPMGITAEKLGAQYNLNRQEVDEFALRSQQLWKAANDAGRFKEELAPVTVTVKKQDVVVSTDEHPRPQTTSQSLAKLPPVFKKDGLVTAGSASGVCDGAGAIILASEEAVKTEQLTPLARLMGYSVVGVEPSIMGIGPAPAIKQLLKVTDKNLNDVELVEINEAFGAQTLACARELDLDINKLNVDGGAIALGHPLAASGSRIIAHLIHELRRRKSGKLGIGSACIGGGQGIAMMVEAL is encoded by the exons ATGTCTGTTGCAACGAAAG GTATCTTTATTGTAGCTGCAAAACGTACCCCATTTGGTACAATGGGTGGTGTATTTTCCAATAAAAGCGCAACTGATCTATCAGTTGTCGCTGCCAAATCTGCTTTGCAATCTGCAAAGCTGAATCCTGATAAGATAGATAGTGTTGTTTTTGGGCATGTATTAGCT TTATCATCTGCTGATGGAGGATTTTTAGCACGCCATGTTGCACTGAAGTCTGGTATACCTTTagaaaaaccagcattttctgTAAATAGATTATGTGGTTCTGGATTTCAGTCAATTGTTAATGGTGCACAG gATATTTTAACAGGGCAATCTAAGATAGTTCTAACAGGAGGAACAGAAAATATGAGTCAAATTCCCTTTGTTGTAAGAAATGTTCGGTTTGGTACAACTCTAGGGCAAAAATATGAGTTTGAGGATGCTTTATGGCTTGGATTACTTGATACTTATTGCAATTTACCTATGGGTATAACTGCAGAAAAGCTTGGAGCTCAATATAACTTAAACAGACAAGAGGTAGATGAATTTGCTTTAAGAAGTCAACAATTATGGAAAGCTG CCAATGATGCTGGTCGTTTTAAGGAGGAACTTGCACCTGTTACAGTCACTGTGAAAAAGCAAGATGTTGTCGTCAGTACTGATGAACATCCACGACCTCAAACAACTTCTCAAAGTTTAGCCAAATTACCTCCTGTTTTTAAGAAAGATGGTTTAGTTACAGCAGGATCTGCATCT GGTGTTTGCGATGGTGCAGGAGCAATTATCTTAGCTAGCGAAGAAGCTGTTAAGACAGAGCAACTTACACCATTAGCACGTTTGATGGGATACAGTGTTGTAGGTGTAGAACCCAGTATTATGGGAATTGGTCCAGCTCCGGCTATCAAACAACTTCTTAAAGTTACTGATAAAAATTTGAATGATGTTGAACTTGTTGag ATTAATGAAGCATTTGGAGCTCAAACATTGGCATGTGCTAGAGAGTTAGATctagatattaataaattaaacgtGGATGGTGGAGCTATTGCTCTTGGACATCCATTAGCTGCATCTGGTAGTAGAATTATTGCACATTTAATACATGAATTAAG GAGACGAAAAAGTGGAAAATTAGGAATTGGTTCTGCCTGCATTGGTGGAGGTCAAGGAATTGCTATGATGGTAGAAGCATTATAA